From the genome of Vitis riparia cultivar Riparia Gloire de Montpellier isolate 1030 chromosome 11, EGFV_Vit.rip_1.0, whole genome shotgun sequence:
aatattattttattattatcgttCTCTCATCATGTTTATAGCAAATATATGTTACTTTTACTTTTGGGTATGTAGATATTCATACCTATTCATTCAATTTGTAACTCTTTAGGGGGTATTTATTCAATATATGTCTCTTCAAGGATTTAATATGTCCCTATTCAAGGGTTCtttattcaataattatctCTTCAAGGGTTATTTATTCCATGGTTGCCTCTTCAAGGGCTATAAGTTCCTTCATTTTGAACTGGTAAATCATTTTGTAgcatgtttttcatatatatatatatatatattgtgtttttcttttccaagaaATTATATCATTTGAGCCAACAAACTACATTTCAAGTGATTATTGCATTCATTTGTAGTTATAATAGCTACTTGTCCTATGAGGATATTAATGTTTGCTTCAATTATTTTACTATGCTTCATGTGTATATATACTATTATGTTAGTTAATTATTCTTCATCGATATTAAcacttgtataaaaaaaattctaagaatTCTCACATTGTTATTCTAAAACCAACTTCCTCCTTTTAATGGTGAGAAAATTTATCtcattgaaataataatttgcAAAACATGTCATACGaccctttaaaaatataaataaacaaagcactaaataaaaacttctagttttataatatatttgcaTGACTTGTAATTAGTTGATGCATTATTATTTACCTCAGGACCATGTTAGtcatattagattttttttgaatttgatagAATGTAAAGTATCATTTACATGAAATTTTATGTCATTACTAACATAATTTTATCCCTTTAGGAGTTCATAGTCAAGCTTActcaatatatattaatatcaaCTAATACATATTGTCATGGATTTAGTCTTTTCCTAAACTCGTACGACACTTAGACAATTCAAGACATTTGATCTTACTAAATCAGTCTTACTCTCAATGCTTAGCTTGATAGGTTAAGATGTTCACgacttaaaaactttaaaaggTGTAGTAagcaattcttaaaaaatgaaagcttTTATTGCTTAAAGAAAgttttacaagtgctttggaaCTCATTTACTTGGTTAGTTAGGTTATTAGGTGGTTTTAAGGAGGTGTCTTGACCAAATGAGACCTTAACCTATTTATAGgtaccaatggaactctctaaaaccttggagggttccttacaactcaataataatttagaattctCTACACTAGTCTATGTACAAGATGACTTTGAAAGATTTTAGAACACTCCACACTATTCCAATACTCTCCTAGCCAAGtttagagatgtgtggacatctctaacCCCCCTCTAGAAGCTTCCATATTCTTTCACTTTGTAGCTAAGTGTAGATGTCTTCAGGCGTCTTTAGAAGTTTTCCACCTCCTATATAAGCTCATgaggagggtcatttgaagcatcctgtgataATATGTGTAAAATATATGAGATAGATATATTAGAAATAAATCTACTTGATATTATGAACACACgactaataaatataatatatacatgtattaaaaaaaattatttcacatAATTTCTGCATAACTTTTGATAATgagaatatataaatttataaaacttcAAACTATAAGTCAtactttttataatataaaatatataagataatagcTTGAGATAGCTTTTAGCTATATAATTacagataaaaattttatatataacttttagttatacaatggaattagaaattatttgtatatcatatcatatcatatgcaaaatattattattttttattataaaaatatataaataatatctacataattgttttttatggtatgttagaattaaaaatgatttatatatcatattatatacaaaatattaattttttattattatgaaaatatgcaaataatatctacatatttatttttcactttcttcattttatgaataactaaaaaaattattaaaaatccaaatgGTATCTACAAAGATTAAGAGtccacttaaatttttttatttttaagtattaaaattattaaaaacacttcttaaaatcattattaaaaacaCTCTAGTATAAAATCACAATTTAAGAATTATGTGGATTAAACCCTAAAATGAATTGAGAATATCATGTTTATTCTACAAATCAAAGGACGACATTAAAAGTCACAAAACCTCCACAGGAATCACTAAATATGTAAGTGCCATAGTTTATAAGACTTACCGAGTCTACCCCTACTCCAAGACACAACCGATTCTCTCTCTATAACGCTCTCACTCTCTCGATTAACCCCAAAACCCTAAAGcccaaaatcagaaaaatcgCACACCAAGCCCTCCTCTCATCATCATGGGCACTCCGGAAACGTCCAGGGAACCCTGTCCCGATCGGATCCTCGACGATGTCGGCGGCGCCTTTGGCATGGGCGCGGTCGGCGGCTCGGCTTTCCACTTCCTCAAGGGCATCTACAACTCCCCTAAGGGCGAGCGCCTCATCGGCGGCTCCCAAGCCGTGAGGATGAACGCGCCGCGGGTTGGTGGCAGCTTCGCCGTCTGGGGAGGCCTCTTCTCCGCCTTTGATTGCACCATGGTCTACGTCCGCCAGAAGGAGGATCCCTGGAATTCTATCATCGCTGGTGCCGCGACCGGCGGGTTCCTCCAGATGCGTCAGGGATTAGCCGCTTCCactcgatcggccatcttcggCGGCGTACTATTGGGTCTCATTGAGGGAGCTGGGATCATGCTGAACAAGGTCCTGAGCGCTCCTCAAAATCTTCCAATGACGATGGAAGAGCCTGTGCCCGGCATGACTCCCGGTCCCGTATCCGGATATCCGATGGGTCAGTTACCTGGCATGACTCCGCCTGCGCCACCGGCGCCGGAGCCTTCTTCTGGTTCAAGTTCGTGGTTTGGAGGGTTGTTTGGCGGGGGAAAGAAGCAAGAACCGGCTGCGAATAGTGGAAGCAAGACGGAGATTTTGGAGAGCTTCGACACGCCTACACCGATGCCAAGTTTTGAGTACAAGTGAATTATGGGGTTTTGAGGTCTTTTTTCTGGTAAAAGACCAAAGGagggatttgaaatttatttattgctaGGATCTGTTATCATGAACTTGGCCTCTGAAATCTAATATCAACTTCTTTTCGCTGTTTCCATCATATAGAATATAGTTATAGGATTGTATAATAATGCTTTTTGGTATTAGATGAGGTTATTTTGAGAAAAGTTAAATAGtgattaagtattatttattgattcatatattttctttaggCCTTGTCAatgttattttgatttcttttcatatttatgatACACAAACTGTGAaaggaaattagaaaattttgttagttcTGCTTCTCTCGTGGAGAATAAAAGAACTATGTTGCTTGCTAACCATTGTTCTCTTGTATGCTTCAATCCATGGGGGGAAGGGAAACAACATCGGTGGCTCAAAACtgattatattgattattttgtgtTATgatcttttgattcaaattggTGGGAGACCTTTTAGTGACcctctgtgtgtgtgtgggaGGCCTTTTGTGGCCTTTTTGTGGGTGTGTTAGTTCTCATAGTTGGGTGTGTGTGTGGGGTGGGGAGAGACGAGAGAACCTTTTAGTGACCTttttgtttgtgtgtgtgtgtgtgttaatTCTCATGGTTGGGTGGGTTAGTTTGGTTTGGAGAGGGAGGAGACCTTGCCCAGATCCATATGTGAGACGAAATTCTCTTTCCAAAGGTGAGAGTAACTGACACAACAATGAGCCTGAGAACAAACCCTGTCTCCTAGGGCACACTTTCATGTTTGTGTGTTGCTACTCTGTTTACCATCTTCCTTACCTTTCCATAGGCCATGGCGAAAGCTCTCATAGACCTGTCTCCTACTCAGAATCCTTCTATTGATGGGCTAGAGTTATTTCTAAGCTAAATCCTTTATTAGCCAGGGAAGGAAAAACcatttatttcttcttccctCAAAATAACCATGTTTAACCTCATTAAGATTGAAATTCCTGACAGTCCCAACCTTGGCTCAGTTTGGGTCATGATGAAAATTAGCGTTCTCAGTTCCTGATTCAACCATAGAATTCAAATCTTCAACGAGGTTTTTCCCCTCATACTATAATTTGATGTTCCACAAACAGGTCTTTCCACCTTGTGGAAAGTTAGGCCTCCTTATATATAAGTTGAATCTCTGTTATCTTATGTTTCTAATTTGACTTGTCCCATATGCAAAACTGCAACATATGTGCTTAGCATCCTCATTCAATTCAAGCATgcattcattttcttgcttagaACTTGGAAATTTTTGGTGCCCAAGCGTACATTTGTTTCTGGATAATATTTACTCTTtataggttaattaattaagtagATTGGATTTAATTTGCGTAATGCTGCTGAAGTAGAACAGTTGGTGGAATGAAACTTTCAATTTGACAGTGGGTGCTTATGCTGAATATATCAAATTGTATCCAAAAGTTGCTTCAGACTTGTTCTTGAGATGGGTTAACATCATCAGTACTTGGATTTAACCCTTTTTTAGTGGAGTGTCTTTTAAGAAGATTTTCATTTGCccatcaaaagaaaaagtactTGGTTCAATTTTTGCATTAATGCTCATGGTGGAAATGTTTCGACTGTGATATTGTTCTTGTTGGTGTTTCTCAAGTTTGCTTATGTCATGTTTAGGGACTTCAGTTTACACTACTGGCTAAACCTAGAGGAATGGAGTGGTGGTGTTAGATTGACAGTCAGATGTAAAATCTCAATCTTCCATGTATGAGCATTAATTCTGAGAACTTTTGAGATTGAATAGGCTAGCTGATATAAGCTGCACTGTGACTTAGATAGGTGTCGTAACATTGGAAACTGGCATGTAATGAGAAATTGGCCAGGACTCCTGAGTCCATCACATATTCCAGCTTCAAATCTGATGGGAATGACAATTTGGTCTTTCAGAATTTAGACAGCTTATAGTTGGGTTCCCAGAAATCATGAAGTTTGCTTTCTCTGTCTTGTTCACATATTTTGATCATGTCAAGGCTGACAGGCGGAGGCATAGAGACTCAGTGGAAGTGAAATCCATCAGGGATGGAATGCAATGGTGGTTACACAAATGTCTTAATATTATCaaaacttcttcttcttcttcttcttcttcttcttcttcttcttcttcttcttcatttttcttttttggttacGGGATTCTATTCCATGCGTGATCTGAGTGCCCTTGTAATACTTTTTCCCGAGAAAAAACCCATATCCTGATTTAAGAATATGTTAGGACCAGAGTCTTCTTGAAGACTCAGTCATTTAGATTATGTCTAAATGATATTAAGCATTGTCTATTCTTTTTCTTAGGATTAGTCTTTTTAATCAACTGGAttataatgaattaaaaaaatatatattgaaaggAACTgtcttattaatatattatttgtagTTATCTTTGGttcaagaaaatttgagggTTATCTTTGGTTcaggaaaatttgagggaaaatataaaagaaaggaaataaagaggaaaagtaagaagaaaataaaaaataatataaatttaataaattattttatatgtgtcttcaaattcattttatttatttttaaatatataaattttaaattaactttaattatatattaattttttattgctaaaccaatatgagaaaattattttttttgataatttttattttctttctctagtATTTTCTAGAAACTAAATATAGTCTCAAggaaaaaatcaaggaaaatgtttaaatatttttttcaatattttctttcctaattttttttccttcccatttTTCATGTCAGTCAAAGTAAGGAAACTgattccttagcatttttttttcctttcccagCCATTTTCCGGGGACCAAACATTCCCTTAGTTATCTTTGTTTGCCAtttggtattaaaaaattaatcttttataaaaatgtcTCTCAATTTATTTCTAGAATTGGAAAGTGGGAAAGACATAACCCCCCTTATTAATTACTTGCTATAAAATCGAgcttttataaaattgaaggattatttttatagatgaaattattttccatgtatttataaacttaaaattaccaaaaaactagaaagaaagttaattacaaattttaaattccaaCCAAATAATTGTATTCTGACAAAATGAGACGGCTCACATGTTGTGGGGGGCCATTTTTCCAGATTTCAATAATGGTGTAAGAAATTTGATTGAAGGGGTTGGGGTGGGGGGCAAATTTTTTACAATAGTAGAaattggaaacaaaaaaaaaaaaaaaattgaagcaaaaaGAATCAAATGCTTCAATGAAatgatttcttaaaatattataaaaatttcaaaccatATACATCATGTATAAATCATAGGGATAATTGTGTTTAAGGGTCTCCACTTCTTATAAATGGGTTTtagatttcatataaaatacatatttgaGCTATGTAATTAATATAAAGgatatttgaagaatttatcaattgaaaatatcagtaatattattaatgtgttttttttttcaattttctatatttatttaaaataattttttattacattctaatattttttattcaaaaaatatgaaaattgtattACATTTagcaatatttattattaaaatatttaaaatttagaaataatttttttattatattattcaacatataaaaataataatttatgaattaatgaattttataaataatttttagtatttttatttatgaggtatgcatatttatatattaaaaaaatatgaaagaaaaaaaaaaagatgatatACCTTATTACTTATCTGAtcaatataagatataaatatcattaggataacttatcttatcttattatttgtgataaaaaataatatttattttgaatccattgaagtaggaaaaaaaaaaatttatttatatatttaggtAAATAATAATTCTCGTCAGTACATAGATTTGTAAATCATCGGAATGTGAAGACCGTTAAAAGACAATCATACCTAAAAATTGCCCCTCGGTCTCAACCATTGATCGGATAATacgataaataaaaataaaaattaaaaggaaaggGTAGATCATGCCATTCCTAAAGCTGTTGCTCTCACTCCCACTCCCACTCCCCCACTCCCCATCCACCACAATCCCCCTCACCTCCATTTCAATCGTCGCCCATCTCCGCCGATCCATGGCCACTGCTGCTGTCGCCGAGCCCGTTTCACCGTCCAACACCCGCGTCGGCTGGATTGGAACCGGCGTGATGGGGCGGTCGATGTGCGCTCATCTGATGAAAGCGGGTTATACTGTAACCATTTTCAACCGCACCATCTCCAAGGCACAACCCCTCCTCGACATGGGGGCTCACCGCGCCTCCTCTCCTCTCGCTCTCGCCTCCAATCCGACGTCGTTTTCTCCATTGTCGGCTTCCCCTCCGACGTCCGCTCCGTCCTCCTCGACCCCTCCTCCGGCGCCCTCTCCGGACTCCGCCCCGGTGGAGTCCTCGTCGACATGACCACCTCTGATCCTTCACTCGCAGACGAAATCGCCTCCTCTGCTGCCTCCAAGGGCTGCTTCTCCGTTGACGCCCCCGTCTCCGGCGGAGACCGGGGCGCCAAGAACGGCACCCTTGCTATCTTCGCCGGCGGGGACGAGTCCGTCGTCAGGCGCCTGAACCCCTTATTTTCCCATCTGGGCAAGGTTAACTACATGGGTGGCCCTGGAAAAGGGCAATACGCGAAGCTCGCGAACCAAATCACCATAGCTTCGACTATGCTTGGACTGATAGAAGGGATGATGTATGCTTACAAGTCTGGTCTCGATGTGGCTTTGTTTTTGAACGCAATTTCCACCGGCGCTGCCGGCTCAAAGTCGTTGGATTTGTATGGGAGTAGGATTTTGAAGAGGGATTTCGAGGCTGGTTTCTTTGTGAATCACTTTATTAAGGATTTGGGGATATGTTTGATTGAGTGTCAAAAAATGGGGCTTTCTCTTCCTGGTTTGGCACTCGCTCAGCAGCTCTATCTCTCACTCAAGGCTCATGGGGAGGGCAATTTGGGTACCCAAGCTCTTATCTTGACGCTTGAGCGTCTTAATAACGTTACTCTTCCACCTTCTTCTGCTCCTTCATCTTAGATTGGTTAGTATGAGAATTTGATCTTGCTCTACTATTATTAGTGTAATGGGGTGCTTGCTTGGTTTAATTCAAGTTGTATGGATTCTGATAAACAATCTGGTAATTCCTTTGGACATCTTTTAATTGAGCGTACAATAAATGTTTGCTAGATCTTTCTTCTGTATTGggtttcttttggttttttcttttttctagatATAGCAGAAATTTCTTTgtctccttttttcttttttcttataggtCCATATTGCATATAGGGGTTGGACACTTAAGCCACTAAGAGCATAAGTTCTTATTATGTAGTGAAAATGGATTTTCTAAGCACGGAGAGAATATAGAAGATAGAAGAGCACAAGGAAGCGAGTAGAGATACATGTAAAGAAATTATACCTGTCTATGAAAGGGACTGTAATTGGTGATACACATGgtggaattttctttttgataggcaaataaagATGTGTTAAACAGAACCTAGCAAAAAAAGGAGGCTTACTCCATGAGCAGAGGAGGTATCGAAAGGGAACCCACATGTTGGAACTTTTTGCAAGTTATTAAACTTAGGTCATGCTGGTGGCAGAAAATAAGCCTCATATGAAACCTGATTCTGCAATCCCCCACAAAAGATGCACCTTTGCGGCCTTGGCCACAAGTATATAGTGTAATTTTACAAGACCTTGAAACTATGGTCTTTTGGTGCATTAACAAACATGGTTTAGTGAACATCTTGCTTGTTGCTAGGATCCATGGTTGGAGGGCTAATGGAGAGTCTAAGCTAATAAGGTAAAGATGAAGAGAACCCACTGGGTTTTTTCCTATATGCTCCTGAACATAAGAGAGAAAGAGCTTTCTTCTTGAGCCCTTTTTTTActtcctatttttcctttttcctttttgcctgGAATCAAACCTGGAACATCCTCAATCCCTTGTCATCTGAGCTAGGCCTTATGACCTCTTGTCAAGCTTTTCTATTTACGCTTTGATATCAAGCTTGATGCACATTGCAGTCCAAGGGATATTGTTAAAGGATAAGCCGAATAATCATTTCTGAATCAATGAATGGTGCTATTCTGTTTCCTTAAGAAAAGGTTCGAAACCTATGTAACaagaagatggaatttttaacaagaatttttttttatctttttctgtATATTGATGCTGGATGATGACTATGCATTATGATATGATATGTCGCATCctaatttttgtgaaaaaacccTACTATAAAGCATAAGCTAGAGATATGATGAGCCAAATGTTGAGTGACTATTACTCATCATGacatgtttttagaatttttttttttttttttgccttcttACAGCATGTCATGTTTTATCAACACCTTGGCTTCCTAAATCCTAAATTCTCAAATGCCCAATTACCAAGACTGAGAAATTTGGTTCTGCATCCAATTTGGCATCATGTGAGCATTAACACTAAAATCAGGAGCAATTCCTGCTGAAGCTTCAAGATCAAAGGATGTACAAGGATGAGGAAGATAGGGTGGTTTGGACGAAGTCGAAGAGCAGTAAGTTTTTGGTCAAATCCTTCTATTGTGCTTTGGAGTTGGGTGACCCAATTTTGTTTCTGATGAGTATCATTTGGAGGTCATGCGTGCCACCTAAAATGACCTTTGTTTGAATGGTGATGTGGGAGAAAGCCTTAACATTGGATTAGGTCCAGAGGAGGGGGGGTGTTCTTAGGCAAACAAATGTCATAATGAAGAAGAATCTGTGGATCACACCCTTGTCCATCGTGTTAAGATAAGAGTTCTATGGGCAGCTGCTTTTTACTCTCTTTGGAGTGTCTTGGGCTCCATCTTCTTTAGTTAGAAAGATGGTATGATTCCTTTTTGGGCTGAAATCGTAAAAAGAATTGGAAGGCTGCCCCTCATGTAtcttttggacaatttggaaggaaaggaatatgaTTGTCTTTGATAATGTGGAGCTTTTGAatcaaatgatgaaaaacctTTTCATTTGTAATCCATGGTCTTGGTCTAGGGTGTTTGTAGATGAGGCTCATTATCTCTAATTTGCTTCAATGATTGGCTAGGATCTAAGTGAGGGTAGGTGATGGTTTTtgtttcttcctcttctctctTGGTTTTGTGTATACTTCCAGTACACTTTGGGACACTCTTTTAGCacctatattttttatattctatttgtttttacctatcaaaaaaaagaaaaagaaaaaaaaaacactattagaATCAATTGttgctttaaattttttctcatgtgccttgtaaatttattttcccAGTGAGTGTAAGAGATTGAAGTAGAGCTGCAGTA
Proteins encoded in this window:
- the LOC117925457 gene encoding mitochondrial import inner membrane translocase subunit TIM17-2-like; the encoded protein is MGTPETSREPCPDRILDDVGGAFGMGAVGGSAFHFLKGIYNSPKGERLIGGSQAVRMNAPRVGGSFAVWGGLFSAFDCTMVYVRQKEDPWNSIIAGAATGGFLQMRQGLAASTRSAIFGGVLLGLIEGAGIMLNKVLSAPQNLPMTMEEPVPGMTPGPVSGYPMGQLPGMTPPAPPAPEPSSGSSSWFGGLFGGGKKQEPAANSGSKTEILESFDTPTPMPSFEYK
- the LOC117925456 gene encoding LOW QUALITY PROTEIN: probable 3-hydroxyisobutyrate dehydrogenase-like 1, mitochondrial (The sequence of the model RefSeq protein was modified relative to this genomic sequence to represent the inferred CDS: inserted 1 base in 1 codon); translated protein: MPFLKLLLSLPLPLPHSPSTTIPLTSISIVAHLRRSMATAAVAEPVSPSNTRVGWIGTGVMGRSMCAHLMKAGYTVTIFNRTISKAQPLLDMGAHRASSPLALAXQSDVVFSIVGFPSDVRSVLLDPSSGALSGLRPGGVLVDMTTSDPSLADEIASSAASKGCFSVDAPVSGGDRGAKNGTLAIFAGGDESVVRRLNPLFSHLGKVNYMGGPGKGQYAKLANQITIASTMLGLIEGMMYAYKSGLDVALFLNAISTGAAGSKSLDLYGSRILKRDFEAGFFVNHFIKDLGICLIECQKMGLSLPGLALAQQLYLSLKAHGEGNLGTQALILTLERLNNVTLPPSSAPSS